One window of the Candidatus Dormiibacterota bacterium genome contains the following:
- a CDS encoding ABC-2 family transporter protein → MIAARHFEPYVEFAKKAFAREATYRLEVLTEVGSLVLRVYILRSLWTALYAQNIAPIGLPLHGMITYATVALLMSLILEVDGTRLIREKIREGTIATDLMKPISLPTYFFSDGVGQTLLHALLVVPSLACALLLVHIDVPPPATLAVFALSFLLGYCVNFFINFLMNTIAFWTLETFAIQMIVRWVSDLLSGQIIPLTFFPGVLGRLVFGLPFAAVYSTPLLIYVGIIPRTAWMPSLGIQCAWLLAFAGLSHLVWRAASRRVVIQGG, encoded by the coding sequence ATGATCGCAGCCCGCCACTTCGAACCGTATGTCGAGTTCGCGAAAAAGGCCTTTGCTCGCGAGGCTACCTATCGCCTCGAGGTTCTCACCGAGGTGGGATCGCTCGTGCTGCGCGTGTATATTCTGCGCTCGCTCTGGACCGCGCTCTACGCGCAGAATATAGCGCCGATCGGGCTCCCGCTGCATGGGATGATCACCTATGCGACCGTCGCGCTCTTGATGTCGTTGATTTTGGAAGTCGACGGGACCCGCTTGATTCGCGAGAAGATTCGCGAGGGCACGATCGCCACCGATCTGATGAAACCGATCAGCCTCCCGACCTACTTCTTCAGCGACGGCGTCGGGCAGACGCTCCTCCACGCGCTCTTGGTCGTTCCTTCGCTCGCCTGCGCTCTGCTGCTCGTGCACATCGACGTCCCGCCGCCGGCGACGCTCGCCGTCTTCGCGCTCTCGTTTCTGCTCGGGTACTGCGTGAATTTCTTCATCAATTTTTTGATGAACACGATCGCTTTTTGGACGCTGGAGACCTTTGCGATTCAAATGATCGTGCGCTGGGTCTCCGACCTGCTCAGCGGGCAGATCATTCCGTTGACGTTCTTTCCCGGAGTGCTCGGACGGCTCGTGTTCGGGCTGCCGTTCGCGGCCGTCTATTCCACGCCGCTGCTGATTTACGTCGGCATCATTCCACGCACCGCGTGGATGCCCAGCCTTGGAATCCAATGCGCGTGGTTACTCGCCTTCGCCGGCCTGTCGCATCTCGTGTGGCGCGCGGCCTCACGACGTGTGGTCATCCAGGGCGGATGA
- a CDS encoding ATP-binding cassette domain-containing protein, which produces MPPIIQTHELRKVFRTVRRIPGPFGAVRTLFSREHEERVAVDSVTMALEPGELVGYIGPNGAGKSTTIKMLTGILVPSSGEVRVAGIVPYERRQENARNIGVVFGQRSQLYWDLPLIESFELLRAIYGIPRPQYRRNLDAFIELLAMDEFLRTPVRQLSLGQRMRGDFAAAMLHDPKIIYLDEPTIGLDVVAKDAIRDFIARINAERGTTVILTTHDLADVERLCRRIILIDRGTIIFDGDLERIKGEYGRFRTLVFRFAEPVGAPFLNGAELVESDGITARFRFDRNAQRADLLIRLASETYRVEDVSIEEPDLESIIRRIYVEGYERPNVESLT; this is translated from the coding sequence GTGCCGCCGATCATCCAGACGCATGAGCTGCGCAAAGTCTTCCGCACCGTCCGCAGAATTCCGGGGCCCTTCGGCGCGGTTCGGACACTCTTTTCGCGCGAGCACGAGGAACGCGTCGCGGTCGACAGCGTGACGATGGCGCTCGAACCGGGCGAATTGGTGGGATACATCGGCCCCAACGGAGCCGGAAAGTCGACGACCATCAAGATGCTCACCGGCATCCTCGTGCCTAGCTCCGGCGAGGTGCGCGTAGCGGGTATCGTACCGTACGAGCGACGCCAGGAAAACGCCCGCAACATCGGCGTCGTCTTCGGCCAGCGCAGCCAGCTCTACTGGGATTTGCCGCTGATCGAATCCTTCGAGCTCCTGCGCGCCATCTACGGCATTCCGCGCCCGCAGTACCGCCGCAACCTCGACGCATTCATCGAACTGCTGGCCATGGACGAATTTCTACGCACGCCCGTCCGCCAGCTCTCGCTCGGGCAACGCATGCGCGGCGATTTCGCCGCGGCGATGCTCCACGATCCGAAGATCATCTATCTCGACGAACCGACCATCGGCCTGGACGTGGTGGCAAAGGACGCGATCCGCGATTTCATCGCGCGCATCAACGCGGAGCGCGGAACGACCGTGATCCTCACCACCCACGATCTCGCCGACGTGGAGCGATTGTGCCGGCGTATCATCTTGATCGATCGCGGCACCATCATTTTTGATGGGGATCTCGAGCGAATCAAAGGCGAGTACGGACGCTTTCGCACCCTGGTCTTCCGCTTTGCGGAGCCGGTCGGCGCACCGTTCTTGAACGGGGCCGAGCTGGTCGAATCGGACGGCATCACCGCCCGCTTTCGCTTCGACCGCAACGCCCAGCGAGCCGACCTGCTGATTCGCCTCGCGAGCGAGACCTATCGGGTAGAGGATGTGAGTATCGAGGAGCCCGACCTCGAATCGATCATCCGGCGGATCTATGTCGAAGGATACGAGCGTCCGAACGTGGAGAGCCTCACATGA
- a CDS encoding gamma carbonic anhydrase family protein, whose translation MIFSSGTKKPKIHSSAYVAPTAVVSGDVTIEAGCAILHGAVVTAEGAPIAIGAECVIMEQAVVKSSGGSALNFPVRIGERCIVGPHAYVVGASISAGCFIASGARIFNGARIGERSSVALGATVHISTVVAPGTRVPMQHIAYGDPARIVSPEHAAEVHEALNFFETVFNLEAGEDVRAQAATAYARFLRKAHAQDAPVGDGTHTTKSSPRRSAGDEPPKAQIAEVDGVVDAMMLELQEMEHRRAESLKKKPSR comes from the coding sequence ATGATTTTTTCGAGCGGCACCAAGAAACCGAAGATTCATTCGAGCGCCTATGTGGCCCCGACCGCCGTGGTCAGCGGAGACGTGACCATCGAGGCGGGCTGCGCGATCCTTCACGGCGCGGTCGTTACGGCCGAAGGGGCACCGATCGCGATCGGGGCGGAGTGCGTCATCATGGAACAGGCCGTGGTGAAATCGAGCGGCGGCAGCGCGCTGAACTTTCCGGTTCGGATCGGCGAGCGCTGCATCGTCGGCCCACACGCCTACGTCGTCGGAGCCTCGATTTCCGCCGGATGCTTCATCGCGAGCGGCGCGCGGATCTTCAATGGTGCGCGAATCGGCGAGCGTTCCAGCGTCGCTCTGGGCGCGACCGTCCACATTTCAACCGTTGTGGCGCCGGGGACGCGCGTTCCGATGCAGCACATCGCGTACGGCGATCCGGCTCGGATCGTGAGCCCGGAGCACGCGGCGGAAGTTCACGAAGCTTTAAACTTTTTTGAGACGGTATTCAATCTGGAGGCCGGCGAGGACGTACGCGCACAAGCGGCCACGGCATACGCCCGGTTCTTGCGCAAGGCGCACGCGCAGGACGCACCGGTCGGCGATGGGACCCACACCACGAAAAGCTCGCCGCGGCGCAGCGCCGGCGACGAGCCGCCAAAGGCGCAGATTGCGGAAGTCGACGGCGTGGTCGATGCGATGATGCTCGAATTGCAAGAGATGGAGCACCGCCGCGCCGAGTCGCTCAAGAAAAAGCCGTCACGCTAA